DNA sequence from the Streptomyces canus genome:
TGATGTTGAGGCCGACACAGGAGGGGGAGGCGAGCAACGGCCGCAGCAGGGAGGTGAGTTCGGCGGGCAGGAGCCCCTCCGGGTCGGGGCTGTCGACGGCGGGCATGACGGACGGGTCGAGGACATCGGCGTCCAGGTGCACCCAGAAGCCGTCGATCTCGGGGATCTCGAAGGCCTGGACGGTGGCCCGGGCGAGGGCGTCCGCGCCCCACTCCCGGAGATCACCGACCGTCACGACCGGGATCTTCAGGGCGGCGAGCTCGGCCCTGTCCTCCTCGAACTCGTCACGGATCCCGAAGAACCGCACGTCCTCGTCCCGCAGATAGGGCCGCAGACCTTCCAGGTTCGTCAGGTCCTCCTGCCCACGCCCGGTGGCCAGCGCGACCTCCTCGCCGCCCGCCGCGCCGATGCGGTCGGAGTTGCCGGTGTGCCGGAAGTCCGGCGAGGCGTCGATCGCGGCCAGCCCGTGGCGTCCGACGCGGCGCAGGGCGAGCGAGGCGCCGAGCTGGATGGAGCAGTCGCCGCCGAGGACGACGGGGAGATCCCCGGCGCGCACATGGCGCTCGATGCGGTCGGCGAGCCTGACGGTGTACGAGGCGATCGCGGCGGCGTTGAAGACGCCGTCACCCTCCTGCCAGTCCCCGCGGTCGTAGCGCGGCGGCACCACCACGCCGCCTTCCAGGGCGTGCAGCCGCTGTACGATCCGCTGCTCCCGGAGAGCACCTGCGAGCTTGTAGCAGCCG
Encoded proteins:
- a CDS encoding arginase family protein; this encodes MRNIVVLDAPSNLGLRPPAPGTVPGCYKLAGALREQRIVQRLHALEGGVVVPPRYDRGDWQEGDGVFNAAAIASYTVRLADRIERHVRAGDLPVVLGGDCSIQLGASLALRRVGRHGLAAIDASPDFRHTGNSDRIGAAGGEEVALATGRGQEDLTNLEGLRPYLRDEDVRFFGIRDEFEEDRAELAALKIPVVTVGDLREWGADALARATVQAFEIPEIDGFWVHLDADVLDPSVMPAVDSPDPEGLLPAELTSLLRPLLASPSCVGLNITIYDPDLDPEGTAGALLTDIVVDAFAQS